In a single window of the Saccharothrix australiensis genome:
- a CDS encoding DUF4307 domain-containing protein, producing the protein MVVEGHCSPRAGRRRQVALPEGRYGTPRRLLPRWARWSLPVIAVLVGAVVAWVGYRNLGTQPVEAKQTAFAVTDERSVEITFEVVRETPDQAVVCIVRARSDDGDEAGRREVLVPPGPATARHSTVLRTSKPPVTGEVFGCSYQVPAYLSTS; encoded by the coding sequence GTGGTGGTCGAGGGTCATTGTTCCCCACGGGCAGGAAGGCGTCGGCAAGTGGCACTGCCCGAGGGTCGGTACGGCACCCCGCGACGTCTCCTGCCCCGCTGGGCCAGGTGGTCACTCCCCGTGATTGCGGTGCTGGTCGGCGCGGTGGTCGCGTGGGTCGGCTACCGCAACCTCGGCACCCAGCCGGTGGAGGCCAAGCAGACCGCGTTCGCGGTCACGGACGAGCGGTCCGTGGAGATCACCTTCGAGGTGGTCCGCGAGACCCCGGACCAGGCCGTCGTGTGCATCGTGCGAGCGCGCTCCGACGACGGCGACGAGGCGGGGCGCCGCGAGGTGCTCGTGCCGCCCGGTCCCGCCACGGCCCGCCACTCGACGGTGCTCCGCACGTCGAAGCCGCCGGTCACCGGCGAGGTGTTCGGCTGCTCCTACCAGGTCCCGGCTTATCTGTCCACGAGCTAG
- a CDS encoding thioredoxin domain-containing protein has translation MTNRLASSTSPYLLQHADNPVDWHPWSPEAFAEARERGVPVLLSVGYAACHWCHVMAHESFEEPTTAAYMNEHFVNVKVDREERPDVDAVYMAVTQALSGHGGWPMTCFLTPDGEPFYAGTYYPPEPRQGMPSFRQVLEAITHAWREQGDQVRESAASIVSQLAYQPLPQSTVDGDVLDGAVVSLLGHFDRANGGFGGAPKFPPSMVLEFLLRDHERTGSVEALSMARATCDAMASGGLYDQLGGGFARYSVDAEWVVPHFEKMLYDNALLLRVYAHLSRLDPAERYRRVVRETAEFLLRTLGTAEGGFAASLDADTDGVEGLTYVWTPAQLVDVLGVEEGARAAVLYGVTPEGTFEHGASTLRMLGEPDPELAAALLAARDRRPQPGRDDKVVTAWNGLAITALAEAGSAFGEPRWVAAAVRAAELLLSVHLVDGRLLRTSRNGVAGTAAGVLEDYGCLADGLLALHQATGEERWLTAACGLLDTALARFAGSEPGVYYDTADDAEALVQRPSDPADNASPSGSSALASALVTASVLGAPRQAEYRSAAEAAVTRAGLLAAREPRFAGHWLSVAEALALGPVQVAVVGAAPDLVSAAWRGVHGGGVVVAGEPGSAPLLADRPLVDGSPAAYVCRGYVCDRPVTTVDELAAALHR, from the coding sequence ATGACGAACCGGCTCGCGTCCTCGACCAGCCCGTACCTGCTCCAGCACGCCGACAACCCGGTGGACTGGCACCCGTGGTCGCCCGAGGCGTTCGCCGAGGCGCGGGAGCGGGGCGTGCCCGTGCTGCTGTCGGTCGGGTACGCGGCCTGCCACTGGTGCCACGTCATGGCGCACGAGTCGTTCGAGGAGCCGACCACCGCGGCGTACATGAACGAGCACTTCGTGAACGTCAAGGTCGACCGCGAGGAGCGGCCGGACGTCGACGCGGTGTACATGGCGGTCACGCAGGCGTTGAGCGGGCACGGCGGCTGGCCGATGACGTGCTTCCTCACGCCCGACGGCGAACCGTTCTACGCGGGCACCTACTACCCGCCCGAGCCCCGGCAGGGCATGCCGTCGTTCCGGCAGGTGCTGGAGGCGATCACGCACGCGTGGCGCGAGCAGGGCGACCAGGTGCGCGAGTCGGCCGCGAGCATCGTGTCCCAGCTCGCGTACCAGCCGCTCCCGCAGTCCACTGTGGACGGCGACGTGCTGGACGGCGCGGTCGTGTCGCTGCTCGGCCACTTCGACCGCGCGAACGGGGGTTTCGGCGGCGCGCCGAAGTTCCCGCCGTCGATGGTGCTGGAGTTCCTGCTGCGCGACCACGAGCGCACCGGGTCGGTCGAGGCGCTGTCGATGGCGCGCGCGACGTGCGACGCGATGGCGTCCGGCGGGCTGTACGACCAGTTGGGCGGCGGGTTCGCGCGGTACAGCGTCGACGCGGAGTGGGTGGTGCCGCACTTCGAGAAGATGTTGTACGACAACGCCCTGCTGCTCCGCGTGTACGCGCACCTGAGCCGCCTCGACCCGGCCGAGCGGTACCGGCGGGTGGTGCGCGAGACGGCCGAGTTCCTGCTGCGGACGCTCGGCACCGCCGAAGGCGGGTTCGCCGCCTCGCTGGACGCCGACACCGACGGCGTCGAGGGCCTGACCTACGTGTGGACGCCCGCGCAGCTCGTCGACGTGCTCGGCGTGGAGGAGGGCGCGCGGGCCGCCGTGCTGTACGGCGTCACGCCGGAGGGGACGTTCGAGCACGGCGCGTCCACCCTGCGGATGCTCGGCGAGCCGGACCCGGAGCTGGCGGCGGCGCTGCTGGCGGCGCGGGACCGCCGCCCGCAGCCGGGACGGGACGACAAGGTCGTCACGGCGTGGAACGGCCTGGCGATCACCGCCCTGGCCGAGGCGGGCTCGGCGTTCGGCGAGCCGCGCTGGGTCGCGGCGGCGGTGCGGGCGGCCGAGCTGCTGCTGTCCGTCCACCTGGTCGACGGCAGGCTGCTGAGGACGTCCCGCAACGGCGTGGCCGGCACCGCCGCCGGCGTGCTGGAGGACTACGGCTGCCTCGCCGACGGCCTGCTCGCCCTGCACCAGGCGACCGGGGAGGAGCGGTGGCTGACCGCCGCCTGCGGGCTGCTCGACACCGCGCTCGCCCGGTTCGCGGGCAGCGAGCCCGGCGTCTACTACGACACGGCGGACGACGCGGAAGCGCTGGTCCAGCGGCCGTCCGACCCGGCCGACAACGCGAGCCCGTCCGGCTCGTCGGCCCTGGCGTCCGCGCTGGTCACGGCGTCGGTGCTGGGTGCGCCCCGGCAGGCGGAGTACCGGTCGGCCGCGGAGGCCGCCGTCACGCGGGCCGGTCTGCTGGCCGCCCGCGAGCCCCGGTTCGCGGGTCACTGGCTGAGCGTCGCGGAGGCGTTGGCGCTCGGGCCCGTGCAGGTGGCGGTGGTCGGCGCGGCGCCGGACCTGGTGTCGGCCGCGTGGCGCGGCGTGCACGGCGGCGGCGTCGTGGTGGCCGGTGAGCCGGGCTCCGCGCCGCTGCTGGCCGACCGACCGCTGGTCGACGGGTCGCCCGCCGCGTACGTCTGCCGCGGGTACGTGTGCGACCGGCCGGTCACGACGGTGGACGAGCTGGCGGCGGCGCTTCACCGGTAG
- a CDS encoding site-specific integrase, translating to MRAVQLALPAEYKIALVLAAGAGLRQGEVFGLAVEDINREALALNVVRQVRIVGNQLVYAPPKSKKARTVPLGDGVLDALDDHMAAFPPVDVTLPWERPGGEPVTARLVLSMDGTACRRQVFNMGVWRPAFAAAGLEYRPQEDGMHGLRHLYASSQLENGVSIKALSLNLGHHDPGFTLRTYTHLMPTSHDRSRAGPPTAPSSRRGGLTAWRRPDHGKQGC from the coding sequence ATGCGGGCCGTTCAGCTCGCCCTGCCGGCCGAGTACAAGATCGCACTCGTGCTCGCCGCCGGTGCGGGACTGCGGCAGGGGGAAGTCTTCGGTCTGGCCGTCGAGGACATCAACCGAGAGGCGCTGGCGCTGAACGTGGTCCGACAGGTCCGCATCGTCGGCAACCAGCTCGTGTACGCGCCGCCCAAGAGCAAGAAGGCGCGAACGGTGCCGCTCGGTGACGGCGTTCTGGACGCCCTGGATGACCACATGGCGGCCTTCCCGCCGGTCGACGTCACCCTGCCGTGGGAACGGCCCGGCGGGGAGCCGGTGACGGCCCGGCTCGTGCTCTCGATGGACGGCACGGCGTGTCGGCGGCAGGTGTTCAACATGGGCGTGTGGCGTCCGGCGTTCGCGGCGGCCGGGTTGGAGTACCGGCCGCAGGAGGACGGGATGCACGGGCTGCGGCACCTCTACGCGTCCAGCCAGTTGGAGAACGGCGTCTCCATCAAGGCCCTGTCGCTGAACCTCGGGCACCACGATCCGGGCTTCACGCTCCGGACCTACACCCACCTGATGCCCACCAGCCACGACCGGAGCCGCGCCGGGCCGCCGACCGCCCCTTCAAGCCGAAGAGGCGGCCTGACGGCCTGGAGACGGCCTGATCATGGAAAACAGGGGTGTTGA
- a CDS encoding TRADD-N-associated membrane domain-containing protein gives MLTTLPVAADALTAENVLGYGALGVGIVAAVAAAVLAVRSQATRSKDRQQLVAEDVQATKQLLDAPQDNAAPPQVAKWEQHATETARTQLDLYLRNSEAALRQSATSFRVGMAAAAVGFLVVIGSLVWLLAVDRDVALAGVISGVVCEAMAALFFAETRATRARTAAMLDRAQAEADRVVRARAALAVAADISDVTTRETFLADIGRWLLGTEPSAEPAVVEAQQ, from the coding sequence GTGTTGACCACGCTGCCGGTCGCCGCCGACGCGCTCACCGCGGAGAACGTCCTGGGTTACGGCGCGCTCGGGGTCGGCATCGTGGCCGCGGTGGCCGCCGCCGTGCTGGCCGTGCGCTCGCAGGCCACCCGGTCCAAGGACCGCCAGCAGCTCGTGGCGGAGGACGTGCAGGCCACCAAGCAGCTGCTGGACGCGCCGCAGGACAACGCCGCGCCGCCGCAGGTCGCGAAGTGGGAGCAGCACGCCACCGAGACCGCCCGCACCCAGCTCGACCTCTACCTGCGCAACTCCGAGGCCGCGCTCCGGCAGAGCGCCACCAGCTTCCGGGTCGGGATGGCCGCCGCCGCGGTCGGCTTCCTGGTCGTCATCGGCTCGCTGGTGTGGCTGCTCGCCGTGGACCGCGACGTGGCGCTGGCCGGTGTGATCAGCGGCGTGGTGTGCGAGGCGATGGCGGCGCTGTTCTTCGCCGAGACCAGGGCGACCAGGGCGCGCACCGCCGCCATGCTCGACCGGGCGCAGGCCGAGGCGGACCGGGTGGTGCGGGCCAGGGCGGCCCTCGCGGTCGCGGCCGACATCAGCGACGTGACGACGCGCGAGACGTTCCTCGCGGACATCGGCCGGTGGCTGCTGGGCACCGAGCCGTCCGCCGAACCCGCGGTTGTGGAGGCGCAGCAGTGA
- a CDS encoding isoprenyl transferase, protein MGLREQVKSVLLRGYEFRLNRWLDGKQRPRHVGVVLDGNRRWAKEAGFTDVAHGHRAGARKILELLSWCREAEVEVVTLWMLSTDNLNRPAEELEPLLDIIADIVDEIAEPGNPWRVRHVGALDLLPTETAARLSAASLRTRDRTGLEVNVAVGYGGRQEIADAVRKLLQKHAESGGTIEELAEVLDVDHIAEHLYTSGQPDPDLLIRTSGEQRLSGFMLWQSAHSEFWFCEAYWPEFRRTDFLRALRDYAIRHRRFGS, encoded by the coding sequence GTGGGTCTTCGCGAACAGGTCAAGAGCGTTCTCCTCAGAGGTTACGAGTTCCGCCTCAACCGATGGCTCGACGGCAAGCAACGGCCGCGACACGTCGGGGTGGTGCTGGACGGCAACCGGCGGTGGGCGAAAGAGGCCGGGTTCACCGACGTCGCGCACGGCCACCGCGCGGGCGCGCGGAAGATCCTGGAACTGCTCAGCTGGTGCCGGGAGGCCGAGGTCGAGGTCGTCACCCTGTGGATGCTCTCCACGGACAACCTGAACCGGCCCGCGGAGGAGCTCGAACCGCTGCTCGACATCATCGCCGACATCGTGGACGAGATCGCCGAGCCGGGTAACCCGTGGCGCGTGCGGCACGTGGGCGCGCTGGACCTGCTGCCCACGGAGACCGCGGCCCGGCTGTCCGCGGCGTCGCTGCGCACCAGGGACCGCACCGGGCTGGAGGTCAACGTCGCCGTCGGCTACGGCGGGCGGCAGGAGATCGCCGACGCCGTGCGCAAGCTGCTCCAGAAGCACGCCGAGTCCGGCGGCACCATCGAGGAACTCGCCGAGGTGCTGGACGTCGACCACATCGCCGAGCACCTGTACACCTCCGGCCAGCCCGATCCCGACCTGCTCATCCGCACGTCCGGCGAGCAGCGGCTGTCCGGGTTCATGCTGTGGCAGTCGGCGCACTCGGAGTTCTGGTTCTGCGAGGCGTACTGGCCGGAGTTCCGCCGCACCGACTTCCTCCGCGCCCTGCGCGACTACGCGATCCGACACCGCCGGTTCGGCTCCTGA
- the mca gene encoding mycothiol conjugate amidase Mca encodes MVEKLRLMAVHAHPDDESSKGAATMARYVAEGHEVMVVTCTGGEAGSILNPAMDRPEVLENMAEIRRGEMARAAEILGVRHRWLGFVDSGLPEGDPLPPLPEGCFALVPLEESVPPLVRAIREFRPHVIVTYDENGGYPHPDHIRCHEVSVAAFDAAGDPERYPETGEPWQPLKLYYSHGFSRAKLLAFHEAMLAAGEESPYAEWLAGWPSDRPDVIERVTTRVECADYFPVRDEALKAHATQIDPESRWFAVPLEMQREVWPTEEYELARSLVDSTLPEDDLFAGVREKVTA; translated from the coding sequence ATGGTTGAGAAGCTGCGCTTGATGGCGGTGCACGCGCATCCCGACGACGAGTCCAGCAAGGGAGCCGCCACGATGGCGCGCTACGTGGCCGAGGGCCACGAGGTGATGGTCGTGACGTGCACCGGGGGCGAGGCGGGGAGCATCCTGAACCCCGCGATGGACCGCCCGGAAGTGCTGGAGAACATGGCCGAGATCCGGCGCGGCGAGATGGCGAGGGCCGCCGAGATCCTCGGCGTCCGGCACCGCTGGCTCGGTTTCGTCGACTCGGGCCTGCCCGAGGGCGACCCGCTGCCGCCGCTGCCCGAGGGCTGCTTCGCGCTCGTGCCGCTGGAGGAGTCCGTGCCGCCGCTGGTCCGGGCGATCCGCGAGTTCCGCCCGCACGTGATCGTCACCTACGACGAGAACGGCGGCTACCCGCACCCCGACCACATCCGCTGCCACGAGGTGTCGGTCGCGGCGTTCGACGCGGCGGGCGACCCGGAGCGCTACCCGGAGACCGGTGAGCCCTGGCAGCCGCTGAAGCTGTACTACTCGCACGGCTTCTCGCGCGCCAAGCTGCTGGCGTTCCACGAGGCGATGCTGGCCGCCGGCGAGGAGTCGCCGTACGCCGAGTGGCTCGCCGGCTGGCCCTCCGACCGGCCCGACGTGATCGAGCGCGTCACGACCCGCGTCGAGTGCGCCGACTACTTCCCGGTGCGCGACGAGGCCCTCAAGGCCCACGCGACCCAGATCGACCCGGAGAGCCGCTGGTTCGCCGTGCCGCTGGAGATGCAGCGCGAGGTGTGGCCGACCGAGGAGTATGAGCTGGCGCGCTCGCTCGTCGACAGCACGCTGCCCGAGGACGACCTGTTCGCGGGCGTGCGGGAGAAGGTGACGGCGTGA
- a CDS encoding PhoH family protein, with protein sequence MVDTSVLLSDPLATTRFAEHEVVLPLVVISELEGKRHHPELGWFAREALRLLDDLRLRHGRLDTPVPIGEVGGTLRVELNHSDPEVLPAGFRTDSNDARILACALNLAADGNVVTLVTKDMPLRVKAGAVGLAAEEYRAHDVTLSGYTGMSDVDVDQSVVDALYRENSVDPAEHDLGHVAELPCHSGLRLLAGTSSALGRVTPDKRVRLVRGDREAFGLHGRSAEQRVALDLLLDAEVGIVSLGGRAGTGKSALALCAGLEAVMERRQHRKVVVFRPLYAVGGQELGYLPGSESEKMQPWAQAVFDTLGALVSQDVVEEVMDRGMLEVLPLTHIRGRSLHDSFVIVDEAQSLERNVLLTVLSRLGANSRVVLTHDVAQRDNLRVGRHDGVAAVIEKLKGHPLFAHVTLTRSERSPIAALVTEMLEDYAG encoded by the coding sequence GTGGTGGACACGTCCGTGCTGCTCTCCGACCCCCTGGCCACGACGCGGTTCGCCGAGCACGAGGTCGTGCTGCCGCTCGTGGTGATCAGCGAGCTGGAGGGCAAGCGGCACCACCCCGAACTGGGCTGGTTCGCCAGGGAGGCGCTGCGCCTGCTCGACGACCTGCGGCTGCGGCACGGCCGCCTGGACACCCCGGTGCCCATCGGCGAGGTCGGCGGCACCCTGCGCGTCGAGCTGAACCACTCCGACCCGGAGGTGCTGCCCGCGGGTTTCCGCACGGACTCCAACGACGCCCGGATACTGGCCTGCGCGCTCAACCTCGCGGCCGACGGCAACGTGGTCACCCTGGTCACCAAGGACATGCCGCTGCGCGTCAAGGCGGGCGCGGTGGGCCTGGCGGCCGAGGAGTACCGGGCGCACGACGTGACGCTGTCCGGGTACACCGGTATGTCCGACGTGGACGTCGACCAGTCCGTCGTGGACGCGCTCTACCGCGAGAACTCCGTGGACCCGGCGGAGCACGACCTGGGGCACGTGGCCGAGCTGCCGTGCCACAGCGGGCTGCGCCTGCTCGCGGGCACGTCGAGCGCCCTCGGACGGGTGACCCCCGACAAGCGGGTGCGGCTGGTGCGCGGCGACCGGGAGGCGTTCGGGCTGCACGGCCGGTCCGCCGAGCAGCGCGTCGCCCTGGACCTGCTGCTGGACGCCGAGGTCGGCATCGTCTCGCTGGGCGGACGTGCGGGCACCGGCAAGTCGGCGCTCGCGCTGTGCGCGGGCCTGGAGGCGGTGATGGAGCGCCGCCAGCACCGCAAGGTCGTGGTGTTCCGGCCGCTGTACGCCGTGGGCGGGCAGGAGCTCGGCTACCTGCCCGGCTCCGAGAGCGAGAAGATGCAGCCGTGGGCGCAGGCCGTGTTCGACACGCTCGGCGCGCTGGTCAGCCAGGACGTGGTCGAGGAGGTCATGGACCGGGGGATGCTGGAGGTCCTGCCGCTGACCCACATCCGGGGCCGGTCGCTGCACGACTCGTTCGTGATCGTGGACGAGGCGCAGTCGCTGGAGCGGAACGTGCTGCTCACCGTGCTGTCCCGGCTGGGGGCGAACTCGCGGGTGGTGCTCACCCACGACGTGGCGCAGCGGGACAACCTGCGGGTCGGGCGGCACGACGGCGTGGCTGCGGTGATCGAGAAGCTGAAGGGCCACCCGCTGTTCGCGCACGTCACGCTGACCCGTTCGGAGCGGTCGCCGATCGCGGCGCTGGTGACCGAGATGCTGGAGGACTACGCCGGCTGA
- a CDS encoding M1 family aminopeptidase has protein sequence MTISYDIAWTLDPSAATFRGRTTARFRGARPHAELAAVEVVRATLNGRDVPWDGERLTLRAAPEDNVLEVDAVFPYESERGFRKATDDGDTYLYTLHYPQWAKRSFCCLEPDRRAAFALTVDTPGPVLTSDTAFPIVPYAVTVAAGPWSEVGDDVHVMRSRAVERDKGEEVSRLLKRSIAYFEHLLGVPYPYRRCRAVFVPELPILAFSAPGLIMFDDGALNALTSREPRYAVTVVSHEVAHQWAGNLVDSEPWLVEGLATYLSRLATEELLPGSRPWSELDTAPLPDRAYLPHLTRVAAVEEAIGRTALVQGLTTCFRRHAHATASWAHLQSYWRQ, from the coding sequence ATGACCATCTCGTACGACATCGCGTGGACCCTGGACCCGTCGGCGGCGACGTTCCGCGGCCGGACCACCGCGCGCTTCCGAGGAGCCCGCCCGCACGCCGAACTCGCGGCGGTGGAGGTCGTCCGCGCCACGCTGAACGGGCGGGACGTGCCGTGGGACGGCGAGCGGCTCACCCTCCGCGCGGCCCCCGAGGACAACGTGCTGGAGGTCGACGCGGTCTTCCCGTACGAGAGCGAGCGCGGGTTCCGCAAAGCGACCGACGACGGCGACACGTACCTCTACACGCTGCACTACCCGCAGTGGGCCAAGCGCAGCTTCTGCTGCCTCGAACCCGACCGGCGGGCCGCCTTCGCCCTCACCGTCGACACACCCGGCCCGGTGCTCACCAGCGACACGGCGTTCCCGATCGTCCCCTACGCCGTCACCGTCGCCGCCGGACCGTGGTCGGAGGTGGGCGACGACGTGCACGTGATGCGGTCGCGCGCCGTCGAGCGGGACAAGGGCGAGGAGGTGTCCCGCCTGCTCAAGCGGTCGATCGCCTACTTCGAGCACCTGCTGGGCGTGCCGTACCCGTACCGGCGGTGCCGGGCGGTGTTCGTGCCCGAGCTGCCCATCCTGGCCTTCTCGGCGCCGGGGCTGATCATGTTCGACGACGGCGCCCTCAACGCCCTGACGTCCCGCGAACCGAGGTACGCGGTGACCGTGGTCAGCCACGAGGTGGCGCACCAGTGGGCGGGCAACCTGGTCGACAGCGAGCCGTGGCTGGTGGAGGGCCTGGCGACCTACCTGAGCCGGCTCGCGACGGAGGAACTGCTGCCCGGCAGCCGACCGTGGTCGGAACTGGACACGGCACCCCTGCCGGACCGCGCCTACCTGCCCCACCTGACCCGCGTGGCGGCCGTGGAGGAGGCCATCGGGCGGACCGCCCTCGTCCAGGGCCTGACCACCTGCTTCCGCCGCCACGCGCACGCGACCGCGAGCTGGGCCCACCTCCAGTCGTACTGGCGGCAGTGA
- the trhA gene encoding PAQR family membrane homeostasis protein TrhA yields the protein MRGWLHFWSFVVSVATGATLIALAAATVSTKAALATSVYGATVVGLFGVSALYHRVNWVSVRARTWMKRLDHSMIFVFIAGTYTPFALLAMPPATGNVVLAVVWLGALGGVTLKLAWPHAPRWLGVPIYIALGWVAVFVLPDLLHHVGVAALVLLLVGGLLYTAGAIFYASRWPNPWPRVFGYHEFFHAATVLAALCHYIAIWFAIYS from the coding sequence ATGCGAGGCTGGCTGCACTTCTGGTCGTTCGTGGTGTCGGTGGCGACCGGCGCCACGCTGATCGCCCTCGCGGCGGCCACCGTGTCGACGAAGGCCGCGCTGGCGACGTCGGTGTACGGCGCGACGGTCGTCGGCCTGTTCGGCGTGAGCGCCCTGTACCACCGGGTGAACTGGGTGAGCGTCCGGGCGCGCACGTGGATGAAGCGCCTCGACCACTCCATGATCTTCGTGTTCATCGCCGGCACCTACACGCCGTTCGCGCTCCTGGCGATGCCGCCGGCCACCGGCAACGTGGTGTTGGCCGTGGTGTGGCTGGGCGCGCTGGGCGGCGTGACGCTGAAACTGGCCTGGCCGCACGCGCCGAGGTGGCTGGGCGTGCCGATCTACATCGCCCTGGGTTGGGTGGCGGTCTTCGTGCTGCCCGACCTGCTGCACCACGTGGGCGTGGCGGCACTGGTCCTGCTGCTGGTCGGCGGCCTGCTGTACACGGCGGGCGCGATCTTCTACGCCTCCCGCTGGCCCAACCCCTGGCCGCGGGTCTTCGGCTACCACGAGTTCTTCCACGCGGCGACGGTGCTGGCGGCGCTGTGCCACTACATCGCCATCTGGTTCGCCATCTACTCCTGA
- a CDS encoding DUF885 domain-containing protein, with product MVNRWTISYPLQFVDGDRIVREYQLLGLRLGKLAPGLVDSFTGDPALRRQVDDEPRPHPVALAERAALLRRELVGAETLAEPRRRFLDAHLTALGCTARKLAGVRVAFVDEVRAYFQVDIRPGNPDAYRRAHARLDEVLPGRGSPAERLADHRARDAVPPRKLEAAVHALSRALRDEVRRHFALPAHEAVEYEVVGDRPWSGFNHYLGGFRSRVAINADLGHRLSNLPHLVAHEAYPGHHTEHCRKEAGLVGERGHAEQSIFLINTPQCLMAEGAAELGLHAAVGPGWGRWTESVLREEGLRLDGDQAERVEEAAAGLLTVRQDAALMLHDRRASEDDVVAFLRRWLLVPERRARQMVRFLADPLWRAYTTTYVEGARLVRAWLDLRPPSGTLAERYLRLLDEPMVPEALAEDLRAGVPRLPRGAGRHPPPDPAHRR from the coding sequence GTGGTAAACCGATGGACCATCTCGTACCCTCTCCAGTTCGTGGACGGCGACCGGATCGTGCGGGAGTACCAGCTCCTCGGGCTGCGGCTCGGGAAACTGGCGCCGGGGCTGGTGGATTCCTTCACCGGCGACCCCGCGCTGCGCCGGCAGGTGGACGACGAGCCGCGGCCGCACCCGGTCGCCCTGGCCGAGCGCGCCGCGCTGCTGCGCCGCGAGCTGGTCGGCGCCGAGACCCTGGCGGAGCCGCGCCGCCGGTTCCTCGACGCCCACCTGACCGCGCTGGGGTGCACCGCGCGCAAGCTCGCCGGCGTGCGGGTGGCGTTCGTGGACGAGGTGCGGGCGTACTTCCAGGTCGACATCCGGCCGGGGAACCCGGACGCCTACCGCCGCGCGCACGCCCGGCTGGACGAGGTGCTGCCCGGCCGCGGTTCGCCCGCCGAGCGGCTGGCCGACCACCGCGCCCGCGACGCCGTGCCGCCCCGCAAGCTGGAGGCCGCCGTGCACGCCCTGTCCCGCGCGCTGCGCGACGAGGTGCGGCGGCACTTCGCGCTGCCCGCGCACGAGGCCGTCGAGTACGAGGTCGTCGGCGACCGGCCGTGGAGCGGGTTCAACCACTACCTGGGCGGCTTCCGGTCCAGGGTGGCGATCAACGCCGACCTCGGCCACCGCCTGTCGAACCTGCCGCACCTGGTCGCCCACGAGGCGTACCCCGGCCACCACACCGAGCACTGCCGCAAGGAGGCCGGCCTGGTCGGGGAGCGCGGGCACGCCGAGCAGTCGATCTTCCTCATCAACACGCCGCAGTGCCTGATGGCCGAGGGCGCGGCCGAGCTGGGCCTGCACGCGGCGGTGGGTCCGGGCTGGGGCCGGTGGACCGAGTCGGTCCTGCGCGAGGAGGGCCTGCGCCTGGACGGCGACCAGGCGGAACGGGTCGAGGAGGCCGCCGCCGGCCTGCTCACCGTGCGGCAGGACGCGGCGCTGATGCTGCACGACCGGCGCGCGTCGGAGGACGACGTGGTGGCGTTCCTGCGGCGCTGGCTGCTGGTGCCCGAGCGGCGGGCGCGGCAGATGGTCCGGTTCCTGGCCGACCCGCTGTGGCGGGCGTACACGACGACCTACGTGGAGGGCGCGCGGCTGGTCCGCGCCTGGCTGGACCTGCGTCCACCTTCTGGGACGTTGGCTGAGCGTTACCTGAGACTTCTGGACGAGCCGATGGTGCCCGAAGCGCTGGCGGAGGACCTGCGCGCCGGGGTGCCGAGGCTGCCGCGCGGCGCCGGCCGGCACCCGCCTCCCGACCCGGCGCACCGGCGCTGA
- the greA gene encoding transcription elongation factor GreA — MSDTEVTWLTQEAYDRLKGELDEMIENRPVIAAEINARREEGDLRENGGYHAAREEQGKQEARIRQLQELLRVAKVGEAPTVAGVAAPGMVLTVRYEGDDETEEFLLATREEGAHGSLEVYSPSSPLGKALNGAKDGETREYELPNGSTMKVTLIKAVPYAG, encoded by the coding sequence GTGAGCGACACTGAGGTGACCTGGCTGACCCAGGAGGCCTACGACCGGCTCAAGGGAGAGCTGGACGAGATGATCGAGAATCGCCCGGTCATTGCTGCGGAGATCAACGCGCGCCGGGAAGAGGGCGACCTCCGCGAGAACGGCGGGTACCACGCGGCCCGCGAGGAGCAGGGCAAGCAGGAGGCCCGCATCCGCCAGCTCCAGGAGCTGCTGCGGGTCGCCAAGGTCGGCGAGGCGCCCACCGTGGCCGGTGTGGCCGCCCCCGGCATGGTGCTCACGGTGCGTTACGAAGGTGACGACGAGACCGAGGAGTTCCTGCTGGCGACGCGCGAAGAGGGCGCGCACGGCTCGCTGGAGGTCTACTCCCCCTCGTCCCCGCTGGGCAAGGCGCTCAACGGCGCGAAGGACGGCGAGACGCGCGAGTACGAACTGCCCAACGGCAGCACCATGAAGGTGACCCTGATCAAGGCCGTGCCGTACGCGGGCTGA